The following is a genomic window from Impatiens glandulifera unplaced genomic scaffold, dImpGla2.1, whole genome shotgun sequence.
AATCCCCCATTAAGTACTACCATTACAGTTCCCAGCTTGGTCTCTATTCAAAACTTCAGTTGCACAAAACTCATATAAATCTTCATACATCTTCTTTTGTTTCTGGACCAACTGCTTGGATTTTTCATAGTCAAGCTTCAATCCTTCAACCTCCATTTCAGAAGCTGCAGCCGAACCTTGTTGCTGattgtcaaaaataaatatttagttaatgtTGTGATTTGTGCCTCCAAAACATAATGTGATTGATCTAGATGGGATCATATTTGAAAACTGTGTATCTAAACTTAGTTTAATCAGAAATTCAGTAAGGCTTTGATggattgggttatttgaataatcttaaataattcaCCATCTCTCCATCTATCCcctcatcaatcaaattatcaacCACGATACCAAAATatcttctatttcttttttttaaaatatttcatatatatgtcTTTCTACCCAAATAATCCTTATTTTGTTACTTCAATAACCCCAATCCAAACAAGACATAACAGATTTTCATTCAGATCCAGAGCCAGAAGTGTTCCATACAAGCTATGTGCTATATGAATGGTGAATTTTGGGTTTCTCTATGTAAAGGCTTACACCTTCTCTTCTCATCTACATTTCTTCTAcaaatcttaatatatataacctggtatccttttttttttttttaagattttcaaTTGCCTCAATTTAACTGATATGCTTACTTTCAAAACAGAAAAAGGAAAAACATAACGTTAATGAAGAAGATACGAACCTGAAGCTCCTTCATATACTTGGTCAAGATTCGACCACTGATGTAAGGGAACCTCCTAGGTTGAGGTTCATTGCCAGTTAAATATGTTATAACTTCTCCAACCTCATTTGATGAATTTGAATACTTTTCCAAAGGAGGTGGTAGTGAGGATTTATGCTTTACTATGGATGAAGATTGAGAATAAGACAAGCCATGAGGTCGTAGAAATTGCGATTGACGAACAACAAGTATATTGTTGACAGGACTGCCTGCATAGATCAAGAAAGGAAATATAGATGAAAAGAGattttattccaaataaaacaaacttttatgGAAGCTTTTGCCCAAAACTGTCGCTTGTTTTAACACAAGAAAAATATTTGGCAGATTAAGATAGTACCTTTACAAAGCTTAAGAGTTCGAACTATCATACGAGTTCTAGTATCCCATATACGAACCATGCCGTCCATTGATCCAGAAACCAATAGGTTTCCATTTGATGCCAATTTTAAGCAGGTGACAGCCTCACTGATTAATAGATAAAGTAGTTTAGAGAGAttgaaaattgagaaaataaataaaatacataaacatagattcatgaaaaataaatcataatctTCAAATAACAAAACTTTTTCGTAGGGGACTACTCGCTCAGGCGTGAATGAGGTCTGTGAGACTGACTGACTCGTCGAACAGAGACGAAAGTCGGCCATTCAGGATTAATGTAAGTCCTTCATGAGCGATTGAGTCAGAATTTGTTGAATTGAGTTAGAAAGGAAATGGGCTAGCCAAACAGTCTCTAGTTATTCCTACTATTTTCTGTAGGACTTGGAAGGGCGTTTACGTCAAATGTAGATAACTACTATTTAGCTGGCAAAATTAGTCCTTACATTCTTCTTTTGAACAACTTAtgacttctttcttttctttttatttttattagccTTTCCATAGGAAGTCTATTAGGGAGTTAAGGATTGTGCAGGTATTACTAACTCAGAGCTTGGTAGGATTTGAGACCTTCTAAACCCAGTTTTTGGCAATTCCTATTGAGGACTAGAATAACTACCAAGAAAATACACTACAAAAGGGAAGGGATGGAAATTgtattattgaaattttaaggTAACCATTGAGAACAGCAACAAACCTGTGAAAAAATGTTGAGTCAATTATATTTTTCCCATGGCTGCTGTTGGTATCAGGAGCGTTGAGTGCAGCAATGTATATCATCCCATCTTTACTTCCAGCATAAAAAACATGTTCCCATGGATCCATCACAACAGCATTAATTACTGATGGGAAGATGATATCCCTTAATAGCTTGCCATTAAATAAGCTCCAGACCTAAAATGTCACGCAGTTAAATGAATCTGGATAGAAATTAGGGTGATAATGAATGGATGCATATAAATGGACTGAACAATTATAACTACTACCACCCTAATAGAACCCTTGCATAAATTTCAAATTGAAAATGATGCAGAAAACCCTAATAGATACATCAGCCAAATAACACCAAGAAACTACAATATCCAGTATAATACATCTCTGGTTCCTTTTGTGTTGGTATAAAATAAGGTACTCTAAGAACAACGTGTATACTCCATTTACTCTGTCTTAGCATTGAAATCTTATAGCCTAGATTTgcatttaacaaattattcttccAACCTATTTTCTAAAATCCA
Proteins encoded in this region:
- the LOC124917925 gene encoding protein ROOT INITIATION DEFECTIVE 3-like — its product is MDPELVLASSPSDAGIVCWDVHSGAELHRFRTCASPSHGLNFVGGRFIASSQVRDSSSSSGSVFYWSSNKPQVEVKSFPSEPIKPIISHREGTYIVGGGVSGYIYFWEVATGILLKKWQGHYRAVSRLVFSDDQSLLISGAEDGSIRVWSLLAMFDDTQKEQGKNLYEYSFYDHSLAITDIVVGHGGCNSIIVSASEDKTCKVWSLFNGKLLRDIIFPSVINAVVMDPWEHVFYAGSKDGMIYIAALNAPDTNSSHGKNIIDSTFFHSEAVTCLKLASNGNLLVSGSMDGMVRIWDTRTRMIVRTLKLCKGSPVNNILVVRQSQFLRPHGLSYSQSSSIVKHKSSLPPPLEKYSNSSNEVGEVITYLTGNEPQPRRFPYISGRILTKYMKELQQQGSAAASEMEVEGLKLDYEKSKQLVQKQKKMYEDLYEFCATEVLNRDQAGNCNGST